One window of the Nicotiana tabacum cultivar K326 chromosome 4, ASM71507v2, whole genome shotgun sequence genome contains the following:
- the LOC107784303 gene encoding subtilisin-like protease SBT1.5 translates to MAFSILYFFLSFFAITGSVSVSVSSNVNNPKTFIVHVQHDAKPSIFPTHEHWYESALTSLSTNIHSLESGGVASENRIIHTYSNVFHGFSAKLLISDAKKLEELPGVLAVIPEQVRHVQTTRSPEFLGLTSTDSAGLLKESDFGSDLVIGVIDTGIWPERKSFNDHDLSPVPAKWKGECVAGKDFPATSCNRKLIGARYFSKGYEATNGRMNETVENRSPRDSDGHGTHTASIAAGRYVFPASTLGYARGVAAGMAPKARLAAYKVCWASGCYDADILAAFDAAVADGVDVISFSVGGVVVPYNLDAIAIAAFAANDAGIFVSASAGNGGPGGLTVTNVAPWVTTVGAGTIDRDFPADVKLGNGKIIPGVSIYGGPTLAPHKLYPLIYAGSEGSDGYSSSLCLEGSLNPNDVQGKVVLCDRGVNSRAVKGEVVKKAGGIGMILANGIFDGEGLVADCHVLPATSVGASAGDEIRRYISTALKSKSPPTATIVFRGTIVNVKPAPVVASFSARGPNPETPEILKPDVIAPGLNILAAWPDGVGPSGIPSDKRRTEFNILSGTSMACPHVSGLAALLKAAHPGWSPAAIRSALMTTAYTVDNRGQIMMDESTGNSSTVMDFGAGHVHPQKAMDPGLIYDLTSYDYVDFLCNSNYTTKNVQVVTRKYSDCSGAKRAGHVGNLNYPSLSAVFQQYGKHKLSTHFIRSVTNVGDPVSVYKVTVKPPRGMVVTVEPEKLAFRRVGQKLNFLVRVQAEAVKLSPGSSIVKSGSLVWSDGKHEVKSPIVVTMQEPL, encoded by the coding sequence ATGGCATTTTCCATTCTgtacttttttctttcttttttcgcaATTACaggttcagtttcagtttcagtttcatcAAATGTGAATAACCCAAAAACATTTATAGTTCACGTTCAACACGATGCAAAACCTTCGATATTTCCAACCCATGAGCACTGGTATGAATCGGCTCTCACATCCCTCTCTACAAATATCCACTCGCTAGAATCTGGTGGGGTTGCGTCTGAAAATCGTATTATTCACACTTACAGTAATGTTTTTCATGGCTTTTCTGCTAAATTATTGATTTCGGATGCTAAAAAACTTGAGGAATTACCTGGGGTTCTTGCTGTTATACCTGAACAAGTTAGGCACGTGCAAACCACGAGATCCCCTGAATTTCTAGGCTTGACTAGTACGGACAGTGCTGGGCTGCTTAAGGAATCGGATTTCGGGTCGGACCTTGTAATCGGAGTAATTGATACAGGGATCTGGCCTGAGAGAAAGAGCTTTAATGATCATGATCTTAGTCCGGTTCCGGCTAAATGGAAAGGCGAATGCGTGGCTGGCAAAGACTTTCCGGCGACTTCATGCAACCGGAAATTGATCGGAGCGAGATATTTTTCCAAGGGATATGAGGCTACGAATGGGAGAATGAACGAAACTGTAGAGAATCGATCTCCTAGAGACTCCGATGGGCATGGGACCCATACAGCCTCAATTGCCGCAGGGAGGTACGTATTTCCGGCGTCTACTCTCGGATACGCGCGTGGTGTTGCTGCTGGAATGGCTCCAAAAGCTCGTTTAGCTGCTTACAAAGTGTGCTGGGCTTCAGGCTGCTACGACGCTGATATCCTCGCTGCTTTTGACGCCGCCGTTGCTGACGGTGTTGACGTCATCTCTTTTAGTGTTGGTGGAGTTGTGGTTCCTTATAACCTCGACGCAATCGCCATTGCCGCATTTGCCGCCAATGATGCCGGAATCTTCGTCTCTGCCTCCGCCGGAAACGGCGGGCCAGGAGGCCTCACAGTAACTAATGTAGCTCCCTGGGTCACCACCGTCGGTGCCGGAACAATCGACCGTGATTTTCCGGCGGACGTGAAACTGGGAAATGGGAAAATAATTCCTGGAGTTAGCATCTACGGTGGCCCGACGTTAGCTCCTCACAAACTCTACCCGCTAATTTACGCCGGGAGTGAAGGTAGTGATGGATATTCGTCTTCATTGTGTTTGGAAGGTTCATTAAACCCTAATGACGTTCAAGGCAAAGTTGTGTTATGTGACAGAGGCGTCAATTCGAGAGCTGTAAAAGGTGAAGTGGTGAAGAAAGCAGGTGGAATAGGGATGATATTAGCAAACGGGATTTTTGATGGGGAAGGATTGGTAGCTGATTGCCACGTGTTACCGGCAACGTCAGTTGGAGCATCCGCCGGTGATGAAATAAGGAGGTACATATCTACAGCATTAAAGTCCAAGTCACCCCCAACGGCGACGATTGTGTTCAGAGGCACAATTGTAAATGTGAAGCCAGCTCCAGTTGTAGCGTCATTTTCAGCCCGAGGCCCAAATCCTGAAACACCGGAAATTCTAAAGCCCGACGTGATTGCACCTGGATTGAATATTCTCGCAGCTTGGCCCGATGGCGTCGGGCCAAGTGGGATTCCGTCGGATAAACGGAGAACAGAGTTCAACATTTTGAGCGGGACCTCCATGGCGTGCCCACATGTATCTGGGCTGGCAGCATTGTTGAAGGCTGCGCATCCGGGATGGAGCCCGGCGGCTATAAGATCGGCATTGATGACAACTGCATATACAGTGGATAATCGGGGACAAATTATGATGGATGAATCTACTGGTAATTCATCAACGGTGATGGATTTTGGGGCAGGACATGTGCATCCTCAAAAAGCAATGGACCCTGGTTTGATTTATGACTTAACTTCCTATGACTACGTCGATTTCTTGTGCAATTCAAATTACACAACCAAGAATGTTCAAGTTGTCACAAGGAAGTATTCAGATTGTAGCGGGGCAAAAAGAGCAGGCCATGTAGGGAATTTGAATTACCCTTCGCTTTCAGCTGTGTTTCAACAATACGGAAAGCACAAGTTGTCCACTCACTTCATTAGGTCTGTGACAAACGTCGGCGATCCAGTTTCTGTGTACAAGGTGACAGTGAAGCCACCACGGGGTATGGTGGTGACAGTGGAGCCGGAGAAATTGGCGTTTAGGAGAGTGGGACAGAAGCTTAATTTTCTGGTTAGAGTACAAGCTGAAGCAGTGAAGTTATCACCAGGGAGTTCAATAGTGAAAAGTGGTTCATTAGTTTGGTCAGATGGGAAGCATGAGGTGAAAAGTCCAATAGTTGTAACAATGCAGGAGCCTCTGTGA